One Littorina saxatilis isolate snail1 linkage group LG1, US_GU_Lsax_2.0, whole genome shotgun sequence genomic window carries:
- the LOC138959739 gene encoding nucleolin-like — protein MCVDLTVAVLLVGVTVSACLVWERHGHIITAWLLGLPFLVSCLTRKDQNEIDQIEDVTSVIKSQNLRQWRRKKPAVIGIKSDKIISKSATSGYKWKKKWRDRKIRSKEKRKLKHEERKKRRAIKAAAKAAAAAAAAASDESDGSDDDSDSDSDDSESDDDD, from the exons ATGTGTGTTGACTTGACTGTAGCCGTCCTTCTGGTGGGCGTCACCGTCTCGGCGTGTCTGGTTTG GGAGCGGCATGGCCACATCATCACTGCATGGCTTCTTGGCTTACCCTTCCTGGT TTCTTGTCTGACGCGAAAGGACCAGAATGAAATTGACCAAATAGAAGACGTGACCTCGGTCATCAAATCCCAGAATCTCCGACAGTGGCGGCGGAAGAAGCCAGCGGTGATTGGTATCAAATCAGACAAAATAATCAGCAAGTCGGCCACATCCGGGTACAAATGGAAGAAAAAATGGCGCGACCGGAAGATTCGCAGCAAAGAG AAACGTAAACTGAAACATGAAGAAAGGAAAAAGCGGAGAGCGATAAAAGCGGCCGCGAAggcggcggcggcggcggcggcggcggcATCTGATGAGAGTGATGGTTCGGACGATGACTCGGACTCGGACTCTGACGATTCAGAAAGCGACGACGATGATTAA